A genomic window from Cydia strobilella chromosome 26, ilCydStro3.1, whole genome shotgun sequence includes:
- the LOC134753278 gene encoding translational regulator orb2-like isoform X3: protein MINQHLVSNMAYYGKSPFFPGVEDAALASGGAAGSPSVPSDQAQDVVSRLSAAGLSMCVSALGSPARSSPVSAGSEHGERFSRKVFVGGLPPDIDEDEITSSFRRFGPLVVDWPHKAESKSYFPPKGYAFLLFQDESSVAALMEACITDDDKLYLCVSSPTIRDKPVQIRPWRLADADFVLDASMPLDPRKTVFVGGVPRPLKAAELAMIMDRLYGGVCYAGIDTDPELKYPKGAGRVAFSNQQSYIAAISARFVQLQHGDIDKRVEVKPYVLDDQMCDECAGARCGSKFAPFFCANVTCLQYYCEHCWATIHSRPGREFHKPLVKEGADRPRAVPFRWC from the exons GCAAGTCGCCGTTTTTCCCCGGTGTGGAGGACGCGGCGCTGGCGAGCGGCGGGGCCGCGGGCTCGCCCTCTGTGCCCTCTGACCAGGCGCAGGACGTCGTGTCGCGACTCAGCGCCGCCG GTCTTTCGATGTGCGTGTCGGCGCTGGGGTCGCCGGCGCGCTCGTCGCCTGTGTCGGCGGGCTCCGAGCACGGCGAGCGCTTCAGCCGCAAGGTGTTCGTGGGTGGTCTGCCGCCCGACATCGACGAGG ATGAGATCACCTCCTCATTCCGGCGGTTCGGACCGCTGGTGGTGGACTGGCCGCACAAGGCCGAGAGCAAGAGCTACTTCCCACCAAAGGGCTACGCGTTTCTATTGTTCCAG GACGAGAGCTCAGTCGCAGCGCTGATGGAGGCTTGCATCACAGACGACGACAAGCTGTACCTCTGCGTGTCATCGCCCACCATTCGCGACAAGCCAGTGCAGATCCGTCCGTGGCGGCTCGCCGACGCAGACTTCGTTTTGGATGCCTCCATGCCGCTGGATCCGAGGAAGACAGTCTTCGTTGGAGGCGTTCCTCGCCCGCTTAAAGCCG CTGAACTGGCGATGATTATGGACCGACTGTACGGTGGCGTCTGCTATGCCGGCATCGACACCGACCCCGAACTCAAATACCCCAAG GGTGCGGGCCGCGTGGCGTTCTCCAACCAACAGTCGTACATCGCGGCCATCTCCGCGCGCTTCGTGCAGCTGCAACACGGCGACATCGACAAGCGGGTCGAG GTGAAGCCGTACGTGCTGGACGATCAGATGTGCGACGAGTGCGCCGGCGCACGTTGCGGCTCCAAGTTCGCGCCCTTCTTCTGCGCCAACGTCACCTGCCTCCAG TACTACTGCGAGCACTGCTGGGCGACCATCCACtcgcggccggggcgcgagTTCCACAAGCCGCTCGTCAAGGAGGGCGCCGACCGCCCGCGCGCCGTGCCCTTCCGCTGGTGTTAG
- the LOC134753278 gene encoding translational regulator orb2-like isoform X2 has product MSLHTIPALVTPFIRGPRFPYRKSKSPFFPGVEDAALASGGAAGSPSVPSDQAQDVVSRLSAAGLSMCVSALGSPARSSPVSAGSEHGERFSRKVFVGGLPPDIDEDEITSSFRRFGPLVVDWPHKAESKSYFPPKGYAFLLFQDESSVAALMEACITDDDKLYLCVSSPTIRDKPVQIRPWRLADADFVLDASMPLDPRKTVFVGGVPRPLKAAELAMIMDRLYGGVCYAGIDTDPELKYPKGAGRVAFSNQQSYIAAISARFVQLQHGDIDKRVEVKPYVLDDQMCDECAGARCGSKFAPFFCANVTCLQYYCEHCWATIHSRPGREFHKPLVKEGADRPRAVPFRWC; this is encoded by the exons ATGTCGCTGCATACTATCCCAGCATTGGTCACACCTTTTATTAGAGGACCGAGATTTCCATACAGAAAAA GCAAGTCGCCGTTTTTCCCCGGTGTGGAGGACGCGGCGCTGGCGAGCGGCGGGGCCGCGGGCTCGCCCTCTGTGCCCTCTGACCAGGCGCAGGACGTCGTGTCGCGACTCAGCGCCGCCG GTCTTTCGATGTGCGTGTCGGCGCTGGGGTCGCCGGCGCGCTCGTCGCCTGTGTCGGCGGGCTCCGAGCACGGCGAGCGCTTCAGCCGCAAGGTGTTCGTGGGTGGTCTGCCGCCCGACATCGACGAGG ATGAGATCACCTCCTCATTCCGGCGGTTCGGACCGCTGGTGGTGGACTGGCCGCACAAGGCCGAGAGCAAGAGCTACTTCCCACCAAAGGGCTACGCGTTTCTATTGTTCCAG GACGAGAGCTCAGTCGCAGCGCTGATGGAGGCTTGCATCACAGACGACGACAAGCTGTACCTCTGCGTGTCATCGCCCACCATTCGCGACAAGCCAGTGCAGATCCGTCCGTGGCGGCTCGCCGACGCAGACTTCGTTTTGGATGCCTCCATGCCGCTGGATCCGAGGAAGACAGTCTTCGTTGGAGGCGTTCCTCGCCCGCTTAAAGCCG CTGAACTGGCGATGATTATGGACCGACTGTACGGTGGCGTCTGCTATGCCGGCATCGACACCGACCCCGAACTCAAATACCCCAAG GGTGCGGGCCGCGTGGCGTTCTCCAACCAACAGTCGTACATCGCGGCCATCTCCGCGCGCTTCGTGCAGCTGCAACACGGCGACATCGACAAGCGGGTCGAG GTGAAGCCGTACGTGCTGGACGATCAGATGTGCGACGAGTGCGCCGGCGCACGTTGCGGCTCCAAGTTCGCGCCCTTCTTCTGCGCCAACGTCACCTGCCTCCAG TACTACTGCGAGCACTGCTGGGCGACCATCCACtcgcggccggggcgcgagTTCCACAAGCCGCTCGTCAAGGAGGGCGCCGACCGCCCGCGCGCCGTGCCCTTCCGCTGGTGTTAG